Proteins encoded together in one Lachnospiraceae bacterium JLR.KK008 window:
- a CDS encoding TetR/AcrR family transcriptional regulator — protein sequence MNEKFFDLKKEKQDRMINAALKVFAENGFRRASTDEMVKEAGISKGLLFHYFVSKTGLYGFIYDYSVKYVMMEMTSSVNNTETDYFNLCRQIQRARTEAMKNFPYMQMFLLRAEREDAQEAVEATRESAETLLEAYDNIYNRVVFQEVEGVSWEKIVKIVEFTLNGLLSEMVQEAHFKPDAYYKEAIAYLQELEDLCMR from the coding sequence GTGAATGAGAAATTTTTTGATCTGAAAAAGGAAAAACAGGACAGGATGATCAACGCAGCACTGAAAGTGTTTGCAGAGAACGGGTTTCGCAGAGCCAGCACTGACGAGATGGTGAAGGAGGCGGGAATCAGCAAGGGACTGTTGTTTCACTATTTTGTGAGTAAGACGGGGCTGTACGGGTTTATCTATGACTATAGTGTAAAATATGTGATGATGGAAATGACTTCCTCGGTCAACAATACGGAGACAGACTATTTCAATCTGTGCAGGCAGATTCAGCGTGCCAGGACCGAGGCGATGAAAAATTTTCCTTATATGCAGATGTTTTTGCTGCGGGCAGAGAGAGAAGATGCACAGGAGGCGGTCGAGGCGACAAGGGAATCGGCGGAAACGCTGCTGGAGGCATACGATAATATTTACAACCGGGTAGTGTTTCAGGAAGTGGAGGGCGTTTCCTGGGAAAAGATCGTAAAGATCGTGGAATTTACACTGAACGGACTGCTGTCCGAGATGGTACAGGAAGCACATTTCAAGCCGGACGCCTATTATAAAGAGGCGATTGCGTATCTGCAGGAACTGGAAGACCTGTGTATGCGGTGA
- a CDS encoding MATE family efflux transporter yields MEMEKKTFYKKVFALVVPMALQNLINVGVSATDVIMLGKVGEEVLSGCSLGGQVFFIFNLFLFGTASGVSVLTAQYWGKRDTASIEKLLGIVVKLALAVGLIFMLGSFFFPEQLMLIFTDEPEVIAEGVKYLKIVAFTYPMVAVSMTYLNLIRSIEKVLISTVVYGCSLVLNFVVNAVLIFGLFGAPELGIVGAAVGTLCARMLELVMMLVYAYYHNHVIRLRLSCFLHTDRGLLRDFIRYASPVVVNEFMWGAGYSAMAAIIGHLGSSAVAANSISHVMRQLATVVAFGIGNATAIMIGKAIGENKKEEAQVYGGRFIRLAVCFGLIGGIVIFSMRPLILHGLGFSGLTADYLHSFLFMMSYYVVAQSATCTCIVGVFRGGGDTRFGMFVDAGILWGWAILLGFLAAFVWELPVKAVYFILMSDELVKIPFCYFRYRKKKWLRNVTR; encoded by the coding sequence ATGGAAATGGAAAAGAAAACATTTTATAAAAAAGTATTTGCGCTTGTCGTGCCGATGGCGCTGCAAAACCTGATCAATGTAGGAGTGTCGGCAACGGATGTCATCATGCTCGGCAAGGTGGGAGAAGAGGTGCTGTCTGGCTGTTCTCTTGGCGGGCAGGTGTTTTTTATCTTTAATCTTTTTTTGTTTGGAACGGCGTCGGGGGTATCCGTGCTGACAGCGCAGTATTGGGGTAAGCGGGATACGGCCTCAATCGAAAAGCTGCTGGGTATCGTTGTGAAATTAGCACTGGCCGTAGGCCTTATTTTTATGTTAGGCAGTTTTTTCTTCCCGGAGCAGTTGATGCTTATTTTTACAGACGAGCCAGAGGTAATCGCGGAGGGCGTTAAGTACCTGAAGATCGTGGCTTTTACCTATCCGATGGTAGCGGTCAGTATGACTTATCTGAACCTGATCCGCAGCATCGAAAAAGTGCTGATTTCCACCGTCGTCTATGGCTGTTCCCTGGTGCTCAATTTTGTCGTCAATGCGGTGTTGATCTTTGGTCTGTTTGGCGCTCCGGAGCTCGGCATCGTCGGTGCGGCGGTCGGTACGCTCTGTGCGAGAATGCTGGAACTTGTGATGATGCTCGTATATGCTTATTATCACAATCACGTCATCCGCTTGCGGTTATCCTGTTTCCTGCACACAGACAGAGGGCTGCTGCGGGATTTTATCAGATATGCCAGTCCGGTTGTCGTCAATGAGTTTATGTGGGGAGCCGGATATTCGGCGATGGCGGCTATTATCGGACATCTTGGCAGCAGCGCTGTGGCAGCCAATTCGATCTCGCATGTAATGCGCCAGCTTGCCACCGTCGTTGCGTTCGGTATCGGCAATGCCACGGCGATTATGATCGGCAAGGCGATCGGCGAGAATAAAAAGGAGGAAGCGCAGGTCTACGGCGGTCGTTTTATCCGCCTGGCAGTCTGCTTTGGTCTCATCGGAGGAATCGTCATCTTTTCGATGCGGCCTCTGATTCTGCACGGACTTGGCTTTTCCGGCCTTACGGCAGACTATTTACATAGTTTTCTGTTTATGATGTCCTACTATGTGGTCGCCCAGTCGGCAACCTGTACTTGTATTGTTGGTGTCTTCCGGGGCGGCGGAGATACGAGATTCGGGATGTTTGTCGACGCGGGCATCCTGTGGGGCTGGGCGATCCTGCTCGGGTTTCTGGCGGCGTTCGTGTGGGAGCTCCCGGTTAAGGCAGTCTATTTTATTCTCATGAGCGATGAGCTGGTGAAGATTCCGTTCTGTTATTTCCGCTATAGAAAGAAGAAATGGCTGCGGAACGTGACAAGATAA